A single genomic interval of Aphidius gifuensis isolate YNYX2018 linkage group LG6, ASM1490517v1, whole genome shotgun sequence harbors:
- the LOC122859288 gene encoding protein BCCIP homolog isoform X2 gives MAGPAKKRDVEKKPEDEDEMNQTDEDSNDDNETEVNDEEGTKIMVDFVGRTPEDPDFHGIKILLKQLFLKAQVNVSALSEHIISRNYVGSVVKQGLDGDDDEEESDDDDDVNDVFGITTIVNISHSQNEECVQQLRTLLKDLSTEFADDKTNTTIKNILENDSSALGLIINERFVNIPADISIPLLENLIADMERACKKKMPYEFQYYVLISKLYKMKIQAGKKANKKKGNTEEPEVFWSNQEEEIFADDAMCTFEFSVDKETDSGLSGAWAEDDTEMTPFRRVMLFEAAKLPKLIEKVKTMLAN, from the exons ATGGCTGGACCAGCAAAGAAAcgtgatgttgaaaaaaagccagaagatgaagatgaaatgAATCAAACTGATGAAGACAGTAATGACGATAATGAAACAGAAGTCAATGATGAAGAG GGAACAAAAATTATGGTTGACTTTGTTGGTAGAACACCAGAGGATCCAGATTTTCAtggaataaaaatacttttaaaacaattatttttaaaagcccAAGTAAATGTCAGTGCATTATCTGAGCATATAATATCAAGAAATTATGTTGGATCTGTTGTTAAACAAGGtcttgatggtgatgatgatgaagaagaaagtgatgacgatgatgatgttaatgatGTATTTGGTATTACAACAATTGTCAATATCTCTCACTCAcag AATGAAGAATGTGTACAACAATTACGTACACtattaaaagatttatcaaCTGAATTTGctgatgataaaacaaatactacaattaaaaatatacttgaaaatgattcatcagcattgggtttaataataaatgaaagatTTGTTAATATACCAGCTGATATATCAATTccattattggaaaatttaattgctgATATGGAACGtgcttgtaaaaaaaaaatgccatatgaatttcaatattatgtattaatatcaaaattatataaaatgaaaatacaagcTGGTAAAAaagccaataaaaaaaaaggaaatacaGAAGAACCAGAAGTATTTTGGAGTAATCAAGAAGAAGAAATATTTGCTGATGATGCAATGTgtacatttgaattttcagTTGATAAAGAAACAGATAGTGGATTATCTGGTGCATGGGCTGAAGATGATACTGAAATGACACCATTTAGACGTGTTATGTTATTTGAAGCAGcaaaattaccaaaa
- the LOC122859288 gene encoding protein BCCIP homolog isoform X1 gives MAGPAKKRDVEKKPEDEDEMNQTDEDSNDDNETEVNDEEGTKIMVDFVGRTPEDPDFHGIKILLKQLFLKAQVNVSALSEHIISRNYVGSVVKQGLDGDDDEEESDDDDDVNDVFGITTIVNISHSQVSLQNEECVQQLRTLLKDLSTEFADDKTNTTIKNILENDSSALGLIINERFVNIPADISIPLLENLIADMERACKKKMPYEFQYYVLISKLYKMKIQAGKKANKKKGNTEEPEVFWSNQEEEIFADDAMCTFEFSVDKETDSGLSGAWAEDDTEMTPFRRVMLFEAAKLPKLIEKVKTMLAN, from the exons ATGGCTGGACCAGCAAAGAAAcgtgatgttgaaaaaaagccagaagatgaagatgaaatgAATCAAACTGATGAAGACAGTAATGACGATAATGAAACAGAAGTCAATGATGAAGAG GGAACAAAAATTATGGTTGACTTTGTTGGTAGAACACCAGAGGATCCAGATTTTCAtggaataaaaatacttttaaaacaattatttttaaaagcccAAGTAAATGTCAGTGCATTATCTGAGCATATAATATCAAGAAATTATGTTGGATCTGTTGTTAAACAAGGtcttgatggtgatgatgatgaagaagaaagtgatgacgatgatgatgttaatgatGTATTTGGTATTACAACAATTGTCAATATCTCTCACTCAcag gTTTCATTGCAGAATGAAGAATGTGTACAACAATTACGTACACtattaaaagatttatcaaCTGAATTTGctgatgataaaacaaatactacaattaaaaatatacttgaaaatgattcatcagcattgggtttaataataaatgaaagatTTGTTAATATACCAGCTGATATATCAATTccattattggaaaatttaattgctgATATGGAACGtgcttgtaaaaaaaaaatgccatatgaatttcaatattatgtattaatatcaaaattatataaaatgaaaatacaagcTGGTAAAAaagccaataaaaaaaaaggaaatacaGAAGAACCAGAAGTATTTTGGAGTAATCAAGAAGAAGAAATATTTGCTGATGATGCAATGTgtacatttgaattttcagTTGATAAAGAAACAGATAGTGGATTATCTGGTGCATGGGCTGAAGATGATACTGAAATGACACCATTTAGACGTGTTATGTTATTTGAAGCAGcaaaattaccaaaa